A window from Citrus sinensis cultivar Valencia sweet orange chromosome 5, DVS_A1.0, whole genome shotgun sequence encodes these proteins:
- the LOC127902205 gene encoding probable disease resistance protein At1g58602 has protein sequence MPSRYVDQTPEDIWKMQKLMHLNFGSITLPAPPENYSSSLKNLIFISTLNPNSFTPDILGRLPNVQTLRISGDLSCYHSGVSKSLCELHKLKCLKLVNTEMGQLSRMVLSEYQFPPSLTQLCLSNTELKEDPMPTLEKLPHLQLLKLKQNSYLGRKLACVGSGGFPELKILPLKSMYWLDEWTMGSGAMPKLESLAVNPCAYLRKLPEELWCIKSLCKLDLHWPQTELRQRLRTFEDMGWRYDIQLYPYGI, from the coding sequence ATGCCATCTAGATACGTAGATCAAACACCAGAGGATATTTGGAAGATGCAAAAACTCATGCATCTAAACTTTGGTTCTATCACTCTGCCTGCACCTCCAGAAAATTATTCTAGCTCTttgaaaaatctcattttcataTCGACCTTAAACCCTAATAGTTTTACTCCAGATATTTTGGGCAGACTGCCGAATGTTCAAACTCTTCGAATATCTGGAGATTTGAGTTGCTATCATTCTGGGGTTTCCAAAAGCCTATGCGAACTCCATAAACTTAAATGCTTGAAGCTGGTGAATACCGAGATGGGGCAGCTCTCACGGATGGTCCTGTCTGAATACCAGTTTCCTCCAAGTCTAACCCAACTATGCTTATCAAATACTGAGCTAAAGGAGGACCCCATGCCGACACTAGAAAAGCTTCCACACCTTCAACTGCTGAAACTGAAGCAGAACTCGTATTTAGGAAGAAAGCTGGCCTGTGTTGGCTCTGGTGGCTTTCCGGAACTTAAGATTTTGCCCCTGAAGTCAATGTATTGGCTAGATGAGTGGACGATGGGGTCAGGAGCAATGCCAAAACTTGAAAGCTTAGCTGTCAACCCCTGTGCTTACTTGAGAAAACTTCCAGAGGAGCTATGGTGCATAAAGAGCTTGTGCAAATTGGACTTACATTGGCCTCAGACAGAGTTGAGACAACGGCTACGGACTTTTGAGGATATGGGGTGGCGTTATGACATCCAATTATATCCTTACGGAATCTGA
- the LOC127902641 gene encoding disease resistance protein RPP13-like: MDVHLRLFCEKLKGTLTLPNSTNLTPLFQDLLTESEIITTGNYEGDLSLHLIQLFREHFDKARISLPFWQLLDSEENVNRPDILEILEDINYFVQESEEAIDAFFINIMQQQNSESTTCKAHLVELHSKIIDIRNRMEQLPPSDNDFDISERRDKLIHLLIEGQPRVDESEFERGREELFDLLIEGPPRLSVVAILDSSGFEMTAFAADAFNNNHVKFYFDCHAWVRVSIAYDFGKILDDIINPVMPPSRVSVIIGEDYQLKKSILQDYLTAKKYFIVLDDVFDDSEIWHDLVEFLPDNQNGSRVLITLLWFELQKGEKIQPDSVLVGGPMIRIKHEAWQFFILHYGNTPLENYIGQKAIPTILSQIHSVWELPFHLKVCCIYLCVFPPSIEISTRQLCQLWIAEGLIPGNYNSERMVEEYLKELSNSGFIQVGKIRAGGTIKACYVPSYVYAALRWVAEKMGFVRLYSNLEEISLGTAKRYLILEDLIEFFSLEHSDMYLQSFLYHSSKSEHLALTDCENFWKKFKHLRVLNMGFAVLDNIHPD, translated from the coding sequence ATGGACGTCCACCTCCGACTATTTTGTGAGAAGTTGAAAGGCACGTTAACATTGCCTAATTCAACAAATTTAACCCCTCTTTTCCAGGACCTTCTTACGGAGTCTGAAATTATTACAACTGGGAACTATGAAGGCGACCTGTCTCTTCATCTGATTCAACTCTTTAGAGAACATTTCGATAAAGCCAGGATATCTTTGCCTTTTTGGCAACTCTTGGACTCAGAAGAAAATGTTAACAGACCAGACATTTTGGAAATTCTGGAGGACATCAATTACTTTGTCCAAGAATCCGAGGAAGCCATTGACGCCTTCTTCATCAACATCATGCAGCAGCAAAACAGTGAAAGCACTACTTGTAAGGCTCATCTTGTTGAACTCCACAGTAAAATCATTGACATTAGAAATCGGATGGAACAACTTCCACCCAGCGACAATGATTTCGATATCAGTGAACGAAGGGACAAACTCATTCACTTATTGATTGAGGGACAACCTCGGGTTGATGAGAGTGAATTTGAAAGGGGCAGAGAGgagttgtttgatttattGATTGAGGGCCCTCCTCGGCTTTCAGTGGTTGCAATTCTCGACAGCAGTGGCTTCGAGATGACTGCTTTTGCTGCAGATGCTTTCAACAATAACCATgtcaagttttattttgactGCCATGCTTGGGTCAGGGTTTCTATAGCCTACGATTTTGGCAAGATATTGGATGACATAATCAACCCTGTGATGCCTCCATCTCGGGTTAGTGTAATTATCGGTGAAGATTATCAATTGAAGAAATCTATTCTTCAAGATTACCTAACAGCCAAGAAGTACTTTATTGTGCTTGATGACGTCTTCGATGACAGTGAGATATGGCATGATCTTGTAGAATTTCTTCCTGATAATCAGAATGGAAGCAGAGTACTGATAACGCTTCTTTGGTTCGAATTGCAAAAGGGAGAAAAGATCCAGCCTGATTCAGTTCTCGTTGGAGGACCAATGATTAGAATAAAGCATGAAGCCTGGCAATTTTTTATCCTACACTATGGAAATACGCCATTAGAAAATTATATTGGACAGAAAGCGATTCCGACAATTTTGAGTCAAATTCATTCTGTGTGGGAGCTGCCTTTTCACTTGAAAGTCTGCTGCATCTATTTGTGTGTCTTCCCTCCAAGCATTGAGATATCTACCAGGCAATTATGTCAGTTGTGGATAGCTGAAGGTTTGATACCGGGCAATTACAACAGTGAGAGAATGGTTGAAGAGTACTTGAAAGAATTAAGCAATAGCGGATTCATTCAAGTGGGTAAGATAAGAGCCGGCGGCACAATTAAAGCGTGTTACGTTCCAAGTTATGTATATGCTGCTTTACGCTGGGTGGCAGAAAAGATGGGATTTGTTAGACTGTACTCCAACTTGGAAGAGATATCACTGGGAACTGCTAAACGGTACCTCATTTTGGAAGATCTGATTGAGTTCTTTTCCTTAGAACATTCTGACATGTATCTTCAATCTTTTCTGTATCACAGTTCAAAAAGCGAACATCTTGCTCTGACAGATTGCgagaatttttggaaaaagtTCAAACACCTTCGGGTATTGAACATGGGTTTTGCAGTTCTCGACAATATCCACCCGGATTAG